The sequence gATGGAAAATTGGATCAAGCGCTAcacttggttcaaaacatAGATCACAAGCTAGATACTTTTTCACAAGAAGTCCTACAACTGTACTCATCCCTGACAGAAAAGTATCAAGCTTTGGACAAAGAACTCCGGATACCTCAGCCGATCACCCCCTCTTTTATGCAAAAGCAAAAGGAGATTTTCCGGCTGAAGAAGCAGAtagatcaaattgaaaatgatctcCGAAAAACCAGTCACGTAATTCCAACTTTCATATCGTGACTTCAACCTCATCGGCTATTGCTCCTTcgtactttttttctttcccttttctttcacaacCAGAACAACCACAAGAAACTCTTTACCAGCCCTTTGGCACATTCTCTCACCTTTACCCAAAAAACTCAGAAACCCAGCAAAAGAAAACCTCTCATCCTCTAGCCTCTAAAGACAAACTTCCAGAACAATCTCTCATCAGTCCGTATGATTCAGAATCTTCTTCAGACAATTCAGAGATGGCGGACATCACTGAGATCCCAATGAACACCATtacattatattaaaaaatttatttactaaatataataataaaatatgtaatgtAATAGCAATTTCATTACATCATTACCAAACACAgtattctaattttgaaataaggtcCAATTTAACCTTGGAATTCTGAAAGTATATTTAATCCGATTTCCCTTCACTTTTCGATCAATCTAGCCAGAATCTTTGTACTTTTGGCtcattttaaacttttttagaGAGTGAATtgcatataaacatataaaaaatataaaagtattgAGATAGAAAATGTAAAAGTATTGAGCTCATGCAATAAGTTAAGGACCAAATTGAGTATAACCGATAAGTTGAAGGATAAAATTAgactttattatattcttaaattttaataaaatctctatttcataaaacaattaaaagtCAAGCAAACCTGCTAAACCTGTCCGTTGGCCGCTGCCGCTGCCGCTACCATCACCATCACCTTCCCACCACCGCCAACACCGTCAAACAAATTACTATGATCATTGTCATTAGAAACTAAAGCACAGAGGTGAAATTATGATCCAACACTGCTATCACCACCTTAACACTCGTAAAATTATCTCCAACAatcacaataaaaaattaacacaatttcaaaatcaaatccATCTCGATCGCAAACGCTAATTTCTTCATTTGCTCACAGACCAatcaaaaaacataaaatgcataaaaaaaatttaatatataaatttaataaaacaatcaaattggttatgtttaaattattttaaatatgaataaattgaatttgtgCAAGAAACTGGCTTGCCAAAATGGACTgtatttaactaaaaaaaagtttatatcGAAGATAATGCCTATttaagcaaaaaaagaaaatgtagatatttcaagtaaaaataatcgtaaagaaaaaataaataaattaaatctatctCATAAATTTAaggactaaattaaattttatttttaaaattttctatctCTCAATCCAATTACAACGCCAAGATTTGAATCCTGGACGTTGCTTAAGGGACCCAAGaagatttcaaatttaaattttttatttttctttttatgtgataaagttttcctctacttttcataattaaaaaagaatataattttagaaagcaagtctaaactttttaattaatagatatatgtatatatattattttttataaaatctattttctcaagaaattattaattttttttgtttttctattaaaagtaattttctaaatataaaaaatcagataattttatttaaagccCTTTTTGACCACAGCAACTCGTACTAATTAAAAACTACATATGTAATTTACAGTATTGTCCTTTGACTTTTGATTTAACGAtctattttcaattttgttatattagtttttatgtttttgaaaaaatattctcattaaaacaatatttaaataatattatctttatgtACAAAGTGGACAAGTGTAATTTGAcctttgttttattatttggaaCAGGGCAGATGCTGTTCTTGCAAGATTGGGCAAAAGGGTACGGCAAATGAGAATGATGGTATTATTATGTTGAGAATTGTGCCAATGTGGAgttgataaaattttcaaaataaatgaaaagaaaaggagaatgGAGTAAGGATTAAAGTGAAAATGTTGTCCATGtgtggaaaagaaagaaagaaagaaagaaagcaggAGCAGGAGGCaatgctttttcttttaaaattttcttcatAACCTTCACTATTAgaaagataatttaatttaagagtTAGCTTAGTTAACAGCAAAATTGAAtctattttcttattcatttTGGATCTATATTTTaggaaaagtaaattatttatttcaatggagaacaaatgagaactatacaataatattaaattgatagaagATATGACTTCTAAATGGCCACAAATGGACTAGCAAGAAGGTTGCTAAGGGGAGAAATCATCCAAACTTTGGATGGAATAATCAATTGAATGTTCAAATACCTCAAACCCCTTCGAGTTTTCAACAACAACATGTGGGTTATGGTCTTTGTCTTCCACAACCGGTTCAAGAGAGCAAGCTTATGAGGTTGCTTTGGAGAGATTTGTGTGCTTAGCAAATGATAAGCATGATAAATTAAAAGGCTAAGATTGACCAAATAGCCATGCATTACTCTtcttcaatttaatttgaagatGCAAATGTGTCAAATagttaaataagttaaaattaattgtaaaatataatacGTCTCTTGTTTATAGAGAGAAAGTAAAGAGaatgtaataaaaagaagatatttaggacttctcttattaaaaaataattaggtcTCAATTGGAATTTctacaatttataaatttaactgaaattcataaattttaaattcatgaatttaaaatctatgaattttatattttttaccatttgaattaaacaagaaaataatagattttttttaagttaaggataattttaatataaatttattaaggctaacattagaataaaaaagtattataacaatttatcatttttgaaatggtaagttttataatttttcacctcgtagaaaagaaattgaaatttttttaaaaaaaatgtaagatattttagagaataatgattttttttttaaaattcatgtaTTTTACttgtcaaataataaatttaagttaaattcatcaattttataagatctctcatttaaaattctttaatccAATGACCCTTTTGAGGCATTTTGTCACTTAGATGAAGAATATCATGTTATGGAATTACTTGATTTCTTTTGCTTTagtatcataattttttaactaataacCCCAAGAAAGGGACAGCTTAAGCTCTAAAGTAGTACAAATTCCTCTTAAGTCACATTCTAAGAACCCTTTTTACTGCTCTAAAGTAGTACAAATTCCTCTTAAATCACATTCTAAGAACCCTTTTTACAAGGCCATTgctaattgaaaagaaaaaaaaaagtaaaggaaataaaggaaACAGTTTCCTGGTAATGTTTGACAAGACAAATATTTGAGCTTGTGTCTATTTCCATAACAAACACAAGTTAACATTCACATTTGGATTCTAGCTATAAACTACTTCAATgttaaaactttttttattttctaagttAATACTCATTAGTATAGTGCACGTGTGTTCTTGATATATGAtggtaatattattttacatatttctctttttatatatatattaattttacatacCGACTCAGCTGTTTATCttaaatatctaatattaattaattgattatttatcatatttataagaattaattagcattttataatattatatatatatatatatatatatatatatatgttaatcaCTGACCTTCTTATAAAACCAACAATCAATTGACTCCAAATCCTTTCCGATCTAAATCGGGTCTCAtaacatcaaaatatattatttgatatttttattagatattagaaataaattatgataaagtaaaataattttaatctgATTCAAcagaaattcatttttttgtgCAAATTGATATATGTATGAAattcaaaagacaattaagtTTTTTTACTGATTAATCCTTTTAATTAGACTGGATTGgccatttttaataaattgccTGATAAATTAGTCAAGAAGCTAAAATGTAAATTAATTTCCATTTAACTCCAAATTCAAGGAGCAATTTGGCATTTAGCCTGTGAAATTGTAATGGTGTTTGTCAACTTTCGCagcatataaaatataatctgATTCTCATTTAATATCACACTTTAGTGAACCTTAAATGGTAGAAAAGGGTAAGGTGACAGGGTCACTTGGCTCTACCTGAAAAGGAAAGGACACCCCTCTGGAGTTGATGAAATACTCCCAGGGTTCTATTTGTTTGCAGGAAAAACACTTTCCTCTGAGAAAACACTGAGATTTTGCACAAGGAAACATACCAGAGTTTCCCAACTATTATGACTTTTAAAAAGatggaaagaaaggaaaagaaaatgtccCCTACTTGATTATATGGAAGCATAACATGCAGACACAGGGTACACATTAAACTTTGATTCTAATGGGCATCTGTTTCACAtaatttacaaaaagaaaaagcccCAAAGTGAAGATGGGAAAGAAAGTTAAATGAAAGCATCAAGAATACGATCCTAAGAAAGAACCTTTAGTATATACTTCTTCTTTGCAGTGCAGCTCTATTTCCCTTGATTCTTTGCTTTCCTTTTTCAGCTCATGTGCTcagaaactaaagaaaatacatgTCTGAGGTTAAAATTTTACATtgtacattaaaaaaattaatcaaaaggAGAGCACCTTCCCTTCTCTTGCTCTTTCGCTATATAGCAGCAGCTGGTGTCATGGAACTTATGAGAAGGATCTTTACATGGGAGAACATTATCAACTGATGGTTACATTAGGTGCCTATGAAGTTTCCATTGGCGCACCACAGGGAGCTAGGGTTTTTGCGGGTAGGTGAACTCCACCACCTCGCACAGATGTGGAAGGCCCTTTCGCTGTGCTGGCTCTGCTCACAAGATTTGAGTCAAGAAAAACAACTATAACGGTGATATCATCGTGGAAATGCCTGCGGACGCCACGTTCTATTTTCTTCAAATCTGAATATCTCATCTCTCTCTTTTTAGCAGCTTCCTGCAAGGCAGCTTTCACAAGCCTCCTAGCAATTCCCTGCAGATAGAGAAGTATGAGAtgaatttcttcttcataGTTTCTTGTATGGAGCTTGTTGTCTCTCCTAGAATGGCGCAAAATATCATGCATTCTAAACTCAGTTGTTTGCTTTCACACAACGTATTAGGAGCCGTTGTTTGCTTTCACACAACATATTAGGAGGCCATCAATTTCCATGTCCAATTAAGAATAACATAAAACAGGATGGCACATGGCCTGCAATAGCAAGCACATGCTTTTGTGCTGAAACTCCATAACCGAAGGTCAAtcaattcagttaagaataaCCAGTAATAATTATTGGGACCTCAAGCAGTGGATGGAAAATAGCAGTCAaacaatagaaaatataaacagAACTTTGCCTGAAAACAAGTACGTATACCAAATAGAGTGGCTGACAATATATTAGGGATATGTCAAACAGAAGAAAGGAATATAACTTACTTTGACAACCTCAAAAAGGAAACTAGGAAGTGAACATGAAATCAGAGCATTTTTACAATGTTACTCATCATTCACAAATTAAGTTCCAAGCAGTATTGAAATCTTTGAGAACAACTTGTAAtcaatttatttccttttgctTTGCCTAGTCAAAGGCAGAGTTTTTTTAATGGGGAACCTTTACTATAGTTAACCTATAAACTATAACATTTAGAGATATAATCATATACCCAcatatctaaattaaatataacaattGTGAATCACCGCCAAAACAGAGTTCTTACATTGCGTGGGTGATTTTGAACTATATCAACAGCTTCTTGATTGGTAAGGTGTTCCCATAGCCCGTCAGACGCATATATGAGAAATTGATCATGAGGTTGTAATTCATGCACAGAAATAGATGGTTCAGAGCTCAAAATTGGCTTCTTAAAAGGTTCACGAAGTCGAAACTTTGCATACAAGGGCTCTCTGTTAAATTCAGCTTTCTTTAAATATACATCACCAATGGATCTAGAAACCTGTGATATAAGAATTTATgcacatattaaaaatcaagaaatagATGTTTTAAACACATGTGAGCGCACACACATATGTACAGCAAACATTTGAGAGCTGATAGGATAAATTAGCTCTCCATTTATCAAAACAGCACGACCTCAGAATCGTCCATCACATTTTAAAAGCCACAGCAGAGTTTCTCATTATCTTGAACACCAAACATATTACAACTTATTTATAGAGGTATAAGCATTACTGAGATCCAAGATACTAGAAATCATGGAATTGGCAGCCAATAGACATTGAGTCATTGATAAATTACAACTATTTCTGTTTCCATGTTGGCATGCATTTCCTATGGCACTATCAGTGGTCatagtttattttatacatCAAGCACCTGGCGTGATAGCTGCGCCAATTATTAgaataagatattaaattgAACTTCAATTGACAtctgttattattttctcacacaTTTAAATAAGCTGTGCATTCACTATCCTTTCCACATTTATTCTTCTCTTTTCATTCTTAGACCAGTTCTTTCTCTTTGATCATGCCaatgaataatattaatatccTCTTGGTTTCTAAAAATCCAAACCACACTTTTCATCAGAACTTATATTATACTAAGATGAGCCATTGCTGCTTCTCCTCCAAATAACTAAAGTTTAGCAGTATtacttcttgtcttgattttCCTGTTACTTTTGTGAATAGTAACTTAAGTCTCTCCCTATTCTAGCAAAGACTCTGTCATCACACCAGGACAACTTTAACCAAATCCAAAGCTAGGCACATGCGAATAACATAAGAAACATGATATCAGCAACTTCCAGATAACATAAAAGATCCTTTAGAATTATTAAGCATCCAGATAATTCTTATTATTGAATCATTCATACTGTTAATATTTAACTCGCTCAAAATGCTGGCCCATGGCCCTTGCTTTTCTTCCATAAATTATAACTGTGTGTAGGCAGTGGCCACCATGAAAACTATACAAGGGAACAGAAAATCCCTAGCTACCCCTAGAGAAAACTAGACGTCAAAACAAGCATTTGATACTTTGTAAGATACTCGGTCTACTTAAAATGCTtcaagaattttatatttgataatggAAATAGCATAGGATATCAAGGAAAGTAAGTAATATAAAGTTAGTCATGTAAAACCTCTAGCCCAATTATCCACAAAAGAATCTTACCTGTATCAGGCCCTTCACACGCCATACATTATGTTTCAAAACCACAATTTGAGAATCATCTGGATGCATAGAATGCATCTCCTGTCTGACAGATTCTATGCTCACATTATGCTCTGCTGACAACTGGATGGCAAGAACCTCCCCAGTTGCTTTGACAAGCCTACCGAGGACAGCACGCGAATCACCAAGGTTAGCAATGTAAAGGATACCCCCACAGATGATACCAACCAGACAGCAAGATCCAACTGCAGCAATCTGTGGTTTCATAGGCCACTGTTTAGtgacaagagaaagaaatccCTCTTCAGTCGCTTGAAATGCTTTCTTAATCACATCGACAGACATGGATTGATGTTCTGATGTGAACCCTGCATAATTCAAACAACAAGTGAAGCATCAGAACAAGAATAGCCAGGatcattaattaaaacaaaaaaaaaaaaaaaagttgctttcttaatattcttttaagatACCAATCCGAATTAAAAAATGTGAAATGCAATTGACACCCAACTTATGTACAAAAGAGAACACCCATGTGAAAAGCACCATAAGGATTTTTATTCCTTACTCTTTAGATGCTGAAACAGATGATCATTAATGTAACGTGATGTCTCTGGACCTCCATGACCATCATATATTCCAACAAAGGTGCCATATGGGCCAGAGTCAAGAGTGCTCAAGGAGCCAGACTCAAGCTGACTTTGATCCTCAAGTAGATTATTTGCTTGCACAACAGCCATAGAGAATTCACCATTCACGTGCTGTCCAGTGTCTTTGTACCAAAGTAGCCCATCTTGCCGGCCTGCTGCATCCGAGCCCATGTGGACATACCGCTCTGAGGACGGCAGCCAGCAGGCCCTCAAAAAGTTTATCAACCTTGATAACATCCCTCATCTCACCAGGGCCAGCCTTCAATACCTCCACATCCAAAATTGGATGCAATAATATCACTACTGCTAATAAACCCCAACAATCTCCCCCCTGCAAAACAAACAATATAGACACATGCTcataaaagaacaaaactTTCAAGTAAAGTATAAGCAAAACTCATTGTGACACTAAAGGATGTATAGAAAGGGTTCAGCTTCAATGTTAAATTGTTAACCATATAACAGGAAAAATGAACAATTGACACTGCAAATCAGATACCAATATCCAGTTCCACTTTAAACAGCAAAATAACCAATACCCATCTGTTAATACTGCTCATAAgagataaaaataacaaaaacaacaCGGGATTCACTGGTCAAATCTAAGTCCACATTCCATACTTTGCCATACAAACAATTAGTCGAACATACACGTCTCCAAAGTAATCTAGCGCCCAACAACAACATAATAAGAATTCAAAGTAAAACaagaaatcaaaacaaataggagaaaataaagaaaaggaaaaagaaaaaaagaaagaaactcaCAATATAAATTAAGCTTTATCTGTGCAGTTCCTGGTCAGCTACAAAATTAGAACAGAAGAAAAGGATGGAGATCtagaagaaacaaaataatacaTGTAGGCAATATAAAAGGGTTAGATCCATAGATCCATGAAAGCAAATCAAGAactgtaaatattttaacttggGTCTTCTTGAACTTTCTCCTGGGAGCAATAAAAAAGTATCTGAGTTTGTGGGTAGTTCTAATTTGGATTTTCAGTCAGTggataacaaagaaaaatggtttggagagaattgagaagagaagagaagagaaggtAAAAAGAGGAGATTGCTTTTGAATCAGTGGAGATTGAAGagaactataaaaaaataaaaataaaaactcgaTCTTTTTcgtttttctctttatatatattttgagcAGACAAAAATGTcccaagagaaaaaaaaaaaacaaaaccgAACAAATCGACGGCTGATAGCCAGCAATGCATATGGGCACCCATGGGCTccactatatataaaatataaccgaaaattataaaacattGAAATACTATacacaattattttattttattctattacttaatatttcttattatattaataaagttCATGCAACtctattttatttctcattttattgttttggtAAAATCCAAAAAGGATTGGCAatctgatttttctttttttcttttcttttctttttttacagaACCAATCTAATATTTCCATGTTTATCTTTTCTCCACATAAGTATGATTAAGAAAATttgtaagaattaaaatattatttgttttaaaagcACTTAACTTCTCCATAGTAACATGATAAATTGCTCATTTGTTTTTCTAGTGTAAGTGCTTTTAAATTACTATGTTTTCTCTTGTAAAATAATGtgacattttaaattaatatatatatatatatatatatatatatataacactaTTTTAAACTTATGTATTGTAATAGTTGAAATGCTTTACAAACATttgaacttttaaaataaacttttaagttttaaaaattatatgtagaaataaaaaataaatttatatgtctgatatcaataaaactaatttataaaaaatatataaattaatccaATAATAAAGTCAAAAAGTCCTATTTTAAGACTTTTAGTTCCTGAAGTATTagtcaatttattttctttattgtgaGGTTtgttaaaaatgataaaatatatttttccatataccagaaattaattttcaattttagtaaaagaattttaaataaaattataaataatatttgaaaaattaaagttataataaaaaattaagttttaagtTATCATTCCAATGATGAtaatttcttacttttataaaattataaatctaaaattcaagctataattgaaattaaattagtaaaatattacttttcaTTCTATAGTGATTGTCACATTTTAGTAGGCtatttaaaacaaaagaaatatttaataagtttaaatataaaaaatcaaattagattaaattattctCCTGTagatattatgaaatttattatatctattctaacatatgaataaaataataaattaaaaattaatattatattaaatatataaaagtgataaataattaaatttttttaatttaaaaaaaacagTTAGTATGAAATATAGAGcgtattataatttttaattattttttaaaatttttcaactataaattaaagaaagcataaataattttaaaaagataaataaaaaaagcaaGTGATTTCTTAGGAAAAATACATGGATGTTTGTTGCGTGTATAGAGtgtgtatgtatgtatatattatttgtgTGTGAATTTTGCCAAATTTTGTGATATTAGTGAAaggattttcttaaaaatgaCGTGTGTGCTTAAGTATCCGATCCGGGGGTTGATAAAAACACATGTCGATGTACAGAACTAACCAAGTGTCATTCAGTTTGTGGGATAGGTTTCATCGAACTGTCATCCCCCAACACTTGTCCTGCCATTTTGCAATActctctcctttctttttacaGCCACTTGCAATTGTAGATTGTTATTGTCATTATTGAAAACAAGAGAATTGATTTATGGAGCTGTTTTTTGCATTCTCACTATCTGttttttaaatgtattaaattattatttagtaattatattattagaatatatattttaataatagtatattttattaaaattacagattttttatattttataatatttatttataactataagaaaattagatttagaatttttttcaaatttattatatcggataatagttatatatttaaatctatatattatatgttcTTAATATTTAGGTGATAGAAATTGAtcaaaatgtaattttattgtttccatccatattaataacaataaaagaaattcttacAATAGATTTTTAGtaggttttatttatttatcttttcattagtatttatatttttaaaacttcagtaatatataaaaacataacCAATTcagtaatttataaaattatgctAGAATgaatatacaataataaaagatatattagaaaaatataaaaaaatttgattagatatttttaaaaatattttttttttgcaataaagtattaaaagtttacaaatatatattcaaaaatcaaaataaaattacatattagtctatagaaacaaaaagctcgttaaaatattaaaatacttacTAGTTATTTGAAGATTTTAAAccagatttaaaaaaaaaaagaactaaataattaaaccaaaccaaccgaataattcttttagattcaattttaaatgactcttcaaagtttttatttttttatacatagaCAATGATTATTGCAAgatgcatttttattttgggttttatatatatgtttatactTTTCAACTTTTTCCATATTACGATTCTCACAACTtagttttggattttttttactttttaattttcactttttttgAACCATTCATTTCAGGAATTCAAAGTTTACAGACATTAAAATACATGAATCCAATGGgaaaaatataagagatttaagataaaataattagtacaAAACAATGTTACATCAACAActaatttagtaatataaagctttaaatttttctttggttctccaactttatattaaattatctttGCATTGCACcgctgttattattatttcgattataaaataagatttataaatataatttaattaattatttaatatttaatattaatttataataattttaaaataatagcaaactagctat comes from Ricinus communis isolate WT05 ecotype wild-type chromosome 5, ASM1957865v1, whole genome shotgun sequence and encodes:
- the LOC8267713 gene encoding probable protein phosphatase 2C 60: MLSRLINFLRACWLPSSERYVHMGSDAAGRQDGLLWYKDTGQHVNGEFSMAVVQANNLLEDQSQLESGSLSTLDSGPYGTFVGIYDGHGGPETSRYINDHLFQHLKRFTSEHQSMSVDVIKKAFQATEEGFLSLVTKQWPMKPQIAAVGSCCLVGIICGGILYIANLGDSRAVLGRLVKATGEVLAIQLSAEHNVSIESVRQEMHSMHPDDSQIVVLKHNVWRVKGLIQVSRSIGDVYLKKAEFNREPLYAKFRLREPFKKPILSSEPSISVHELQPHDQFLIYASDGLWEHLTNQEAVDIVQNHPRNGIARRLVKAALQEAAKKREMRYSDLKKIERGVRRHFHDDITVIVVFLDSNLVSRASTAKGPSTSVRGGGVHLPAKTLAPCGAPMETS